Genomic DNA from Osmia lignaria lignaria isolate PbOS001 chromosome 6, iyOsmLign1, whole genome shotgun sequence:
CATCTCACCACAATAATCATATCAAACAACGATTAAAAACGACTCTCTTGAAACGTATAGCTACGGAATCGGGACCGATAAAGCTTCTTCTATCTAAGACATTTTTGAAGCTACTTTTAACGACTTTTGTGCCGCAAGATCTTTCTTTGATCGCGTTTCCATTGATCGGTTTCGTCGCGAACCGAATCGTTTGCAGAAAAATTTCTAGAGGGATGTTTTAGAACTATTAATTTTGACAACGTTAAAAAGTTTCTCGTTGCaagcaaaattattttatttaccctCGAATGTCGAATAAGAGATTTTGATATAAAaacaaaagggttaaatatctattttatttttctgcaaAATCAAATCGCTCGCGAGGAAACGAACGAAGTAATTAAAGATTAGTATCAAACGAAAGAAGCCGCgaatattgttttttttctcttcgtccACGTGCAACCAGATCTGTGTGTAAACGTGTCGGGATGCTCCGTGAGGGAACGATACCGATAACAATTCGTACATGTTCGTTGTGATATGCCGTCAATAATATCGTccattttaaacaataaaaagaaatgcATGCTATCCCTTGGACCGAGAGGCCGTATCGGTCACAAAAAACCTAGGTACACACTCTCATTTCCGGTCGCGCTGAAGTATTATCGATGACCCTGTTAATACAcaggtgatgatgatgatgatgatgatgatgatgataatgatgatgatgataatgataatgatgatgatgacgatgatgacgatgatgatgataatgataatgatgatgatgacgacgacgacgacgacgacgatgatgataacgatgacgacgacgacgacgacgacgatgataacgacgatgacgatgacgatgatgaagatgatgatgatgataacgACGATGATGGAAATAATGAGAAATTGAACAAAGCCCTGAAGAATATCCTGGACAAAGGTAAAGGTTCGACGACGACCGAGGATGCCGAAGAGGATTTCACGTGAGAGATCGGAGTGTGACTGACGGGCTTTGTGTTTACGCGAAAACGAACAGAAAAGCAATAaacaataatacataaaaagCAAGAAACGAACCGTAGAGATGTGTATACCAGTAGAGCGATTCGGATTGATAATTAATCTAAATAGAACTTGGCCTCGGCATTGATGGCCGAGTTTGAAGGCCGTAGGGCGATACCCGCATgaacaattaaaattcttttcgttttctttctattattttctcttCCTCTACTAAAACAACCCGTCCATCCAATTGATCGTCCATCCCGAGTTACCCTTTCGTTCTCACAATTTGCATGCCAGCCTTGTGACATCCTCTTTGTCAATGGAGCTACGTGGCCAAGTAGTCAcggtttttaaattttccacatACTTTCGATTGTTTTTTAATCGTACATGTAATTAGATACACCCAGAGTAATTACAATTACCATACGTACTCACGCGGCTTTTCTCTCGCTTCtgtaaaaatgttttttttcatttgttgttactctctctctttctctctctctttttttattcgaGGTAAGTAGAATAATTGTCGTCGTTCGTGTACGATatagaaacaaaagaaaatggtCTTTGATACGTAGCTCCAGGAGACTTCGATCGCCCTTTTACTACCCGACAAAAAATAACAACGATCTCTCCAAAGCGAGCCGATGGTTCCTGTTGTAGTTGACAGCTGTCGTCTGCAGCGAGCTCTCCGAGTCGAAGAAAATTGGACTGGCCTCTGCTTGAATGAAAATATCGTCAGGGGTGGGGCTCGTTTTGAATATCTCGCGACCAACAAACCTGGGACCGATTAtccttctgtttttttttttttcttctgttccACGAACACGAAAAGTAAAAACaatgttaatatttttgtttGAAAAGTGGAGGCTGGTCCACGGTAAAACGGCAACCATAAAAGAGTCGTCGACTCGCCGCGAGATATTCTGGTCTGTGAGAAACATGCACGTTTGGCTTTTGCTGCGCAATTGGGGTTGGAGTGACACGTTAACGTCAAAATCTCACGAGTCAAtaaatctctttctctttttctatcttcttaaaattgaaaatcaacgTTTCTCAATATCtctcaattttctttctttttcactatttgtttctctctttgtttccatCCATTCCAACTTGGACCTCGTTTTTCGATCCATccaaacctaattttcttttcttttcgtttttctttttttttttttcattttacttttcttttttaatattgacTCGTGAAAGGACGAATCAATCGGCTGTAGGCTAGCCAGTTTTCTCGCCAACTTTTTCTATCTATCTCTCTCTAtctatctctttcttttttttgtatatcTCACACTCAGTTTACCTGGAATCTCTTCTATATCTGACTCGTTGTTATATTTGCTTACTGCAGGCGACGGCTGTTTCTACATCGGCATGGGAGGTAAAACCGCGAAACCCAAGATTCCCTCCTATGAGCCCTACCAGTGCTGTCCTGCCAAGGTAGCCCACGGCACCAAGGTCGCCAAGATGACGAAAGTCGGTCCGATGGCCAAGGACAAGGGGAAAACCCATGCGAGGTCCGAAAAGTTGGGACTGCCTGGCCTGAAGCCGATTAACAAGCTCACGCCGAAGGAGAGCAGAAAAACCGCTACGGTGTCGTCCTCGTCGGGGATTAGCAAAACGACCGGTGACCAGAAGGCCAAGAAAGGATTCTTCGGAAGCGGTAAATATTTCAACTGGCTCTGGTAAATCGCCAGAAATTAAATCACTGCCCGATCGCCGCGTGGACCCTGAGCTGGATACTGATAAATAGACGAAGAAATACTGATGGATCATAAATCTACATTAATTAATCAACATATAGAgaatcttcaatttttcttcaatGATAGCTTAGATTTTCGATAAATCGTAACCCAAAATCATTGCAATTAGCTTCTTCAGGAGTCCAAGGACACACTTATACCgatttattattatgattacgCTCGGAACTTTCAAAAAGTGTTATCCTCTTGAACGTGCTGGTAAATTATGACAATGTCGAGTGTAATCCAGAGTTTGCAAGATTTAACGTTCACGTGGTGGGCAGTGATTTAATTAGCAACGGTAGAGGGGTTACACGTAGAAAGGTAGAAACGAGTGACAGCCGATGTTGAAGATTGGGGGCTGAAATGAAAGCGATCAGTGAGATGGTCCCGGCTGACGAATCGTCTTCGTATCTCGAATACAGGTGTCTCGCGCGGTCCATGAAGAGAATCACGAGCCCGCAAGTTCTGGACGAGCAAGACGATCCAAGATACGTGCTAGGGGAAGCCGGTGGCTGGCTACTCGGATCCCTTCGAATACTTCGGGATAACTATTTCGCGCACAAGTCTAGCCTTCTAAAACAACGCGATGACATTTTTTTGTAAACCTCTATGCGTTCGCGAACCGGAAATAACCGTGACTGTTAAACGACTCGACTGGGACGGAgctataattttttattgactcctccttcttttttttctctctcattACAATTGTTCAAATTATTATAGCTCCGTCGAACCGTCTACAGTATCCTCTCCCCAACTTCCTGTTACACCTctgtgtctgtctgtctgtctgtctgtccgtCCGTCCAAAGAACCTTGTAATCGTCGATGAATCCGTGACAGCCAAAGAAAAACGTTACAAGACGCGAATTCACCGAACTGTACCGTCGACAACGAAGCAACGACTGAAAAACCAAGAATGTAACCGCTAACGATCTTAATAgcgagacaaaaaaaaaaaaaagaattaaattaaaaagaaaacgtcGCGATGAGAAAGGATCGTGAGGATTCAGTTTATCTATCTCTCACTGAGAGTTGTGTCGGGGTTGTGGCCTGTTGCAGTTGTGGCCGGGCTTCCGTACCTCATGAAAGTCTAAAGTACCAGCGGAAACGGAAGTACGAAGATGGAGGTGAAGGACGAAAAGAGACTGAGAGTAACCCGATGAATCGGagggaagaaaagaagaggaagatgaaAGCTGAGAAGAAACATTGAATAAGAAAcaatgtaacaaaaaaaaaaaaaacaaggaagaagaagaaaaaataacgtTTCGTTCGTCGAACGATTTTGTTCCTGAATGCGTGCCATCGTCATTGATCGTCATCGTAATCgaagcatcatcatcatcgacgCGATCATCTTTTTTCCTTCACGTTCATCGTCAGGACGGATTTCAAATCTCATCAACGAATCATGCGCCCCCACTCCTCTTCCACGATCGTTTAACATTTCTGTAACaagatatttctttctttcttttcgtttgtTTTTAAGTATCATTAAGCATCTATTGAATAAAACTGCGAACGAACCAGTGAGCTTAGGTCCGGTGTGGACGAGGGACTTCCGTTGATGCAGTTTTCGAATTCTTTTgacaaattagaaaatatttaaattaccataggaatttcttatttttttgcaACTTTCACCCTAATGACACTACTCTAATTTCTTGTCattct
This window encodes:
- the LOC143305389 gene encoding uncharacterized protein LOC143305389 produces the protein MPKRISRDGCFYIGMGGKTAKPKIPSYEPYQCCPAKVAHGTKVAKMTKVGPMAKDKGKTHARSEKLGLPGLKPINKLTPKESRKTATVSSSSGISKTTGDQKAKKGFFGSVVAGLPYLMKV